The following nucleotide sequence is from Coffea eugenioides isolate CCC68of chromosome 3, Ceug_1.0, whole genome shotgun sequence.
ACAAAATATTGACATATTGGAAGCTTTGTTCATATTGAAGGTACAAGTGAAGGAACTCATAGATTTCTCTATGAATAGAACTTGTATCTTTCATTTTGGGGGAGTTTGGAGAGTACAAGAGCACACTACAAAAATGTAGCtcttatattttcttacttttaggTTAGTATGGTATAGTTTAGGTAGTATTGTGCGTCATCAACTCTTGTACAttagctagattaggatgaagatggagatgaagaaggagggcATGAAACTTATGCCACAAGGGTTTtctcttctccaattctttatcatttgtattggattcttatgtttggttaataaataagtttgaattttatgtttattatgtCTTTCTCAAGTTTATGCTTTGGGTTTCGATAGAATTTTTTATAATTGTATtgtgttaattttttttgttatttgatgctattattttgagcaaattatttaGCACTTGTGTtcttctaatcatgattaactgatCATTAATTAtaataatcttaaggtgttagaTTTGCAATGAAAATCGAAATTTATCACTGGTACAAAGAAATactaaacctagggagtacattCACTAGAGTAGATGTGCACTTTTAtggttttagtgatttatttcaTGCAATTTCATAGAAATAATGAATTTATATCTAACCACAGAGTAGGTataaattagttataagtagttgattcactacgagcaTAGATTTCACATGATGCAATGatcctttgtttatttttttaaaaaaattccttGGCCCGTTGTGTCATGTAGGCACGACAGGCATAGATCAAGAACAAAGTTCTACACATCCATATTTGGCGGATTTTTTTTGAAAGGGCCATATTCCAAGGAATTCGCCAAGAATCATGAATCTGGACAAATTAAGTCACACGTTTCTACATGTTAAGAATACATGTACAAAACCGACAAGCTTgttaacttttttattttttggcacGTACTATGAGTATGTACACATGGAAAATTCTTTGATTAGGTGCATTTCAACCTACTCAGTGAAGTAAGATTGCATCACCATTTCATTGATTAGGCTGATTAGGCACCACACTAAACTCTAATTTTTAATGCCCTACAAATAACGATGATCATGATCAACTTTAGAATGCTTAATGTAACAAACTAAGATTAgtattatcattatcattactatataaaaaatATCATGAGTCTTGATATTTTGGAATGTGTGTGCAtgtccatatatatatatatatatgtatgtaggtaggtatgtatgtatgtatgtatgtatattttTCGGTCGAATGAAACTCGTCATAAGGAGGAGGGAGAAAAAGAATGGTTTGAAAGTCTGAGAGGAAGCTCAAAGTTATATGGCTCATGTTCCAACCAGTTAAATGGGCCTTCAAGATCCTATGTAATATTCTGTCTGTCTTAAGAAAAAccagaggaaagaaaagaaaaatcggGTTGAAGAGTATTTGAAAGGTATTACCGGCTGATGCCAAATCGGATATAAGTCCAAGTCTTTGGTCTCAAAAGAATTCTAGTTTCTTAATTAAAGTTATCCTAATACTTGTTGGATAGATTAAGACATATTGTTATTGGCATTctcaaagacaaaaaaaaaaggtataaaATCTCAAACTTGTTTGAAGAAAATTGAATATTGATTACACTTGTAAGGTCCAATAAAGATGATGAGATCTGCCGAGATAGATCCAAATCTGAAATAAATTCATCCATAGATATTTGCCTTGATTACACTTGATTCAACTGAGTGAGTGAGTGCTTTCAACACTTGAAACAAATTCTTCAATGTTTTTGTCTGAGCTTCCTCCTTCACTATTTGCCTCCTTAGCCAACTCCTTCCACCTCAAAGCATTGCTTCTGAGCTCACTTGCCTTCTCCCCATGCATAACTTCTCTTATAGTCCTTTCTACTTCTTCCCTTGTTACCATTTCCCTCTCCTCACTAGCCTTAACTCGCAATCCTACCTTCCATACATCCACAATGTACTTAGAATTTGTAGTTTGATCAGCCCACACGGGCATGGTCACCATTGGCACACCCAAGCTCAATGCTTCAATTGTTGAATTCCAACCACAGTGAGTCATGAAGCATCCCACTGCCCTGTGCGACAAAACCTTTGGCTGAGGGCACCAATTCACGATTAGACCTCTTTCTTGTGACTCGAACATGAAATCTCTAGGAATTTTGCTCTCTTCCGAAGGTCGAACTACCCATAAAAAGTTGCAAGTGCAATTCATCAGGCCGCATGCTATTTCCTGCATTTGATTTTCTCCAAGGTCCGACATACTACCGAAGGATACATAAACAACTGAGCCTGTTTCCTTGGTGTCAAGCCATTTTAGGCAAGCTCCTGAATCTGGTGTGAAGAAATTGACGGTGTAATCTTGGTCATCTTTCAATCGCTTGTCAGTGTACATGGATGGAGTAGAAGGGCCTATGGTCTTGATTGGATACCGTTCTGTCAACCAGGTCACCACCTGGTTGAGATTCAGCAACAACATTGTAATATTGCCCAAACAGCAAAATTTAATCAGGTCCCACCCCAAAAgacaattaaaaaaattgaagcaTGATTTTATGAAAAGATTATCTATGCCTATTGTATTGAAATGTATGAAAGATTTACATGTAGACTTATTTAATATGAGCTATGCTTTTAAGCTCGGATCTGTGAGTGAACTGAATGAGGTCCCTGTTCAATCTAAGGTTAAagatctaattatttttttattattttaattctaAGTAATTTGGATAACATCAAAATATATAaagtggaaaagaaagaaaaagtggaAACCAGTTCAACCATCTAGTTTTGACTGGTCCAACCATTTCTTGACCCGAATTGACCAGTTCACAGTTCATCCGTTCAAACCGGCCAGTTTGGTCCAGTCTGATTTTTGAAACAGTTTGAATAAGTTGTTGGTTTCTTAATTtattaactttatttttttattagcaaTAACTAACTAGAAATTGTACAATGTGATTTTTGCTATGAACAAAATAAACAGATCTTATGGTCTACCGATGATCAAATTCCAAGCATGAACATAATTGACACTGACAATGATTCAAAAAGTATTGccaatatgtaatttaatttaAACAGCGTCAAATAAAATGTTGCTAATGGGTGAACTTCCAAATTCCAATTGTTTTATAGAATCAGAATTCTACCTCGTTTTCTAGCTTGTCAAAAGAGTTGAACAAGAGCCAATCTGATTTCTCCAGGTTTATATTCTGAGCGAGGACAAGATCCAAAACATCTGGGTATGGACCAGGATTATAAACAAAAGAAGGCAGATCATTCGACTCCAGTTGTGGCATTGAAGGAAGCAATATGGTAGATGTCTCTAGAGGAACTTTCAACGTTCCTCGATGAATATGGTTGTATATTGCAGAAACAGCGCAAGCCTGAGTGAAAAACGCAGCCCCTTTGAGGCCTAGTTGTCCCTGCACTATCTCCAAAATCCAAGGCATCATTGAATCATACAGAACTATATTCACAGGATGACCAGAACTCGCCTTTTCTTCAACTAACTTGGCCAAATTATCTGAAACTGCGATTTGAATCCGTTTGAAGTGGGCAGCACCTTTCTCCGAATCGTTTGATCCCTCAGCTTCAATGTTATCATCGTCTAGAATATACTCGATCTGGATCGATTCAAACTGATTTTGCACTGATAGACGGGCTGAGGTGATAGTGACTAGCGTGATTCTAACACCCTTTGAGGTTAAACGCTTGCATAATTGCAGCATCGGATTGAGGTGGCCTTGTAGAGGGTAAGGGATGGCCAGAACGTGAATTCTACATCCAATTTTATCCATGTGTTCCCTGTTCTGTTCCTTCTTGGATTCTGAGCTAGCAATTTTCGCTGAATTGGATAGGTAATCAAAGGATAATACtataaagaaaaaatgcagAAGAGGAACAAGAAAGAGTCCGATCTCCTCGACATACGAAGGATAAAGATCCAGATTTAGATTAATTGATGTCTCTTTAGATGGTTTTTAAGATGAAACTTAGATAAACAATTTGAGGCTGGAGTTCCAAAAAGTGTCTTTGTCTTCAATTTCTCCAATAAATATTATAATGCCTGGCCAGAAACATTTTTAATGATTTTTGAGCAAAAGGCAATGTAAGGAGCTAGGCTAACTGTGTTCTGTGGGGCACAGGAAAAAAATGCACCAAGAGCAGGAGAAAGCTGGTTATGCGTGGATGAAATAATGCATTACATTTGGAAATCACAAGAAACGCCCTCTTAATAATTTGTTCATCATCTATTGCCCAACACTCATATACGATAAATGAAAACAGTTAATTAAATATTCTATTATAATATCAACAACTATATGTCATTGAGTTGATTGAATAATgtttttcgttttcttttttttttttggcatttcacCCAATTGTCAATTAAGTTTCAATTGAAATAAAGATTTTataattgtttaaattattcaataaaattatcaatGTCAGATGAATGTAAATATAAATACATTAAATTgtattattgaaatatttgatttaatatgaAGGGAAGACAAGAAGAAACAGCGAGAAATATTTTAACAATTCCCATGAGTCATTCATATTGATAATCACCTTTACTTGTCAATGCAATCCAATGCCTAACAATAACTAATTGAAACTCAGATCCATAAGTCATGCAATGATTTGTGTTATATTGTTTAGAATTAAAGTTACTACATACCGATCAAATtaaaattctcttttttctcactaattttttttatatatgatTCATTTGTTGTCATTTGTTTGTAACTAATTTAATGAAGGGATGCTCTTTAGGCTAAATGATAATGTTTTGACAATGTGGAGTAATTTTCAGGATTTTTATGAGATATTAGAACACATTTTTTTGTGCATTTAATCTAATTcacattttatttcatttgatatataattatttaaaacataagggaccatattgatcaaattttcaaatattagGGACCAAAATATACGAATTCCAAACTTTTGACTAATTCTAATTTGATTTTGACCATTAGATATTTTAGTTTTCTATTAATTGTTctaaatttgtttaaaataaaaaattttgggaGTATATTTATTGTCAAAATATCAAAGACTAATTTAACTCATAGACCAAATATTGGGGGACCAAAATTGCACATTTCCCTTTATTTCAATCTATGTCTAAGTTTCCAAATCTTCCTTTTATATTTAAgcttaaattatttcaaatatcaaactcaattaaaaaagaaaacctACCACAACATTTGCTTTGACATGTACAAAACTCTCTAACTAATGTTaaaaatttcattcattttccgtTACACCAATCTCACCTACATTTTCGTGCCTTTTTTCACCTTATTTTGACATTCACTTTTTAGGTCTTCCCCTTTCATTGGGACCCGCACCTCGGCTGGACTGTTTACAAAATATTTTCAAGTACTAGGCATTAAATGATAAACGAATTTTTAAGAGAGTTTTTATTGTGATTTTAAAATGTATTGCATTATTTCATCCACGCACAGCCTGGCTTTTTCCGGTGCCGATACATCATTTTGTTTTTCGTTCATCTTTGCGCGTCCCCAGAGAACACAGCTGGCCTCCTACGTTTGCTTCTGCCCACTGTGGGCAGAAAGGGAACTTCGTTGACTTGACCATGGTTTTGGCCATAGTGCAGTTTTACGAGTTACAAATTTACAATGCTGAGAGTCAGGAATCTTGACAAATTAAGTCACATGCTTCAGTATGATGCGAATATATGTACAAAACCGACAAGCTAGTTgacattttttatattttggcGTGTACTATGAGTTTGGACACATGGAAAATTCTTTGATTAGGTGCATTTCAACCTACTCAGCAAAGTTTGATTGCATCTCCATTATCTATTGGCCCAACTAAAATCGTTGGTTAGGCTGATTAGCTCCCACACCAAACTCTAATTTTTAATGTCCTACAATTAACTATAATCATGATCaactttttttttcgttttttggCTAACCCCAGAGGTGGAGGACGTCACTCTCCTCAATtcatttcaaaaagaaaaaaggttcaATTACAGAGAGCTGAAGGAAAGCACCTGACATTGTGGACACTAACGACGCCTAATCGTGATTGTTGTGACTTTGAGGGGCGTTTTGGTCTTTTGCCATTGGATAGTAGTGGCTTTGCTGGAAATTCGCTGCTGTCCGCATGGCCTTGTTTCCTTTGATTCTTAGCAATTTAGGCGGTGAGTTCACTGCTGTCCGCGTGGCCTTGTTCCCTTCATTCTTTCCGTGGCCTTCTCTACCAGGTGTTTCTACTTTTAGTACAAGGGAACCTTGCACTCAGTTGCAAGCTATTGCCCGATTGATTTTTAAGTCCAGAGGGTccttctgttttggaaaaaaaatatgaacgAATCCCGTGGCCGtgtaaacaatttttttttttttttgcaaaaggataaactttcttcattaaaaaaatgcaatttaagAAATGGATTATAGTTTTTAAACTTTTACAATAGTCCCAATTTTTCTTTCGAGCATGAAAAAATGATTCTATAAATACATATTTTCGGATTTTAAACACGAGTTTGTTACCCCATTTGTAAAATAGATCCACCGCCTAAATTATGGGCAACTTCGGTGGCTTTTGCATTCGTGCTTCAGTTGTGTGCTTGGTCAACTTTGGTGGCTTTTGTGTTTGTGCTTCAGAGTTCAGATGTGTATTTGTATCTTCATCGTA
It contains:
- the LOC113765747 gene encoding UDP-glycosyltransferase 74E2-like is translated as MDKIGCRIHVLAIPYPLQGHLNPMLQLCKRLTSKGVRITLVTITSARLSVQNQFESIQIEYILDDDNIEAEGSNDSEKGAAHFKRIQIAVSDNLAKLVEEKASSGHPVNIVLYDSMMPWILEIVQGQLGLKGAAFFTQACAVSAIYNHIHRGTLKVPLETSTILLPSMPQLESNDLPSFVYNPGPYPDVLDLVLAQNINLEKSDWLLFNSFDKLENEVVTWLTERYPIKTIGPSTPSMYTDKRLKDDQDYTVNFFTPDSGACLKWLDTKETGSVVYVSFGSMSDLGENQMQEIACGLMNCTCNFLWVVRPSEESKIPRDFMFESQERGLIVNWCPQPKVLSHRAVGCFMTHCGWNSTIEALSLGVPMVTMPVWADQTTNSKYIVDVWKVGLRVKASEEREMVTREEVERTIREVMHGEKASELRSNALRWKELAKEANSEGGSSDKNIEEFVSSVESTHSLS